In the genome of Notamacropus eugenii isolate mMacEug1 chromosome 5, mMacEug1.pri_v2, whole genome shotgun sequence, one region contains:
- the KCTD14 gene encoding BTB/POZ domain-containing protein KCTD14, whose amino-acid sequence MLALGPAPLHPLPCPLCPRSSLLPDAAGTEEGRAELLPPSVLPKVAPRPTWPGWAPPFSPGRAGLPRPQQLVELGRAGQVPASPVQPVPRPGPFQGRGRSFIAEPRPPGKRAALQTMSLVVELNVGGELYTTTVGTLKKFPGSKLAEMFNAAKLPRPDSQGRIFIDRPGTHFRPILEYLRSGQLPTENIPEVYKEAQFYEIQPLVKLLEETPQIFGEQVARKQFLLRVPGYNENLELMIRIARAEAVAARCSGVVVCVVRTEEDAARCLDALQTLETDKRSVVKFGPWKASPTITDLLDCVKMDIEAKGYDVSYQPYAAEKGFRIKSSDYFYKFTFTWW is encoded by the exons ATGCTGGCCCTGGGCCCTGCGCCCCTACACCCCTTACCCTGCCCGCTGTGCCCTAGGAGCAGCTTACTCCCAGATGCTGCTGGCACTGAGGAGGGGCGGGCAGAACTGCTTCCGCCTTCAGTCCTCCCCAAGGTTGCACCCCGCCCCACCTGGCCGGGCTGGGCCCCACCCTTCTCACCTGGCCGGGCTGggctgccgcggccgcagcagctGGTAGAGCTCGGCCGCGCAGGACAGGTGCCAGCCAGTCCAGTCCAGCCCGTGCCCAGACCGGGGCCCTtccagggaagagggaggagtttTATAGCCGAGCCTCGACCCCCGGGGAAGCGTGCGGCGCTGCAGACG ATGTCACTTGTTGTTGAACTGAATGTGGGGGGTGAGCTGTACACTACCACTGTGGGCACCCTGAAAAAATTCCCAGGCTCCAAACTGGCAGAAATGTTCAATGCAGCCAAGCTTCCTCGGCCTGATTCCCAAGGCAGAATCTTCATTGATCGACCAGGCACCCATTTTCGACCCATCCTAGAATATCTCCGCAGTGGGCAGCTGCCTACAGAGAACATCCCAGAGGTATATAAAGAAGCTCAGTTCTATGAGATCCAACCCCTGGTCAAACTTCTAGAGGAGACACCCCAGATCTTTGGTGAGCAGGTAGCCAGGAAGCAGTTCTTGCTCCGAGTACCAGGATACAATGAGAACCTTGAGCTCATGATCCGGATTGCCAGAGCAGAGGCTGTGGCAGCTCGATGTTCTGGTGTAGTGGTATGTGTAGTGCGGACTGAGGAGGATGCTGCTCGCTGTCTTGATGCCTTACAGACTCTGGAGACAGACAAGAGATCAGTAGTCAAGTTTGGGCCCTGGAAAGCATCACCAACCATCACTGACCTGTTGGATTGTGTCAAAATGGACATTGAAGCTAAGGGCTACGATGTTTCTTACCAGCCCTATGCAGCTGAGAAGGGATTCCGAATCAAATCCTCTGATTACTTTTATAAATTCACTTTCACCTGGTGGTAA